One Archocentrus centrarchus isolate MPI-CPG fArcCen1 chromosome 10, fArcCen1, whole genome shotgun sequence genomic region harbors:
- the LOC115786439 gene encoding uncharacterized protein LOC115786439, producing the protein MEKWKQEMQEAHEIVRENAKKAAERSKKHYDGKVRSSVLCPGDRVLVRNLTPRGGTGKLRNHWEQDIHVVIRQVAEGLPVYEVKPEQGRGRSRTMHRNLLLLCDYLPLETEPKAPPKQEKRRVKETETENADQKEEDEEEEWVYCYKPVIHSQMPHADGVIERADTQQDSGQEKQNLSDDELIEGRLIANTDEPETQQENVPQEENYQDRDESLVEKAVDEIPAFQHPEPPGGEKEQTDGAPRRERRAPKVFTYDQLGTPTCYSTAYGNERLYQHQPIQYQHIRPVTLWTNPFQTYQPIIMQGY; encoded by the coding sequence ATGGAGAAATGGAAACAAGAAATGCAGGAGGCACATGAAATAGTACGAGAGAACGCAAAGAAGGCAGCAGAGAGAAGTAAAAAACATTATGATGGGAAAGTAAGAAGCTCTGTGCTATGTCCTGGCGATCGAGTCCTTGTTCGAAACCTGACACCTAGGGGAGGAACTGGAAAGCTTCGTAATCACTGGGAACAGGATATTCATGTTGTGATCCGTCAGGTTGCAGAAGGCCTCCCGGTGTATGAAGTCAAGCCTGAGCAAGGAAGAGGAAGGTCAAGAACCATGCATCGCAACttgttgctgctgtgtgattaCTTACCTCTGGAAACTGAGCCAAAAGCACCACCAAAGCAAGAGAAAAGAAGGGtgaaggagacagagacagaaaatgcagatcagaaagaggaagatgaagaagaggaatgGGTGTACTGTTACAAACCAGTAATACACTCTCAAATGCCCCATGCAGACGGAGTGATTGAGcgtgcagacacacaacaggACAGTGGTCAGGAGAAACAAAATTTGAGTGATGATGAATTGATTGAAGGAAGGCTCATAGCAAACACAGATGAgcctgaaacacagcaggaaaatgtgCCACAGGAAGAGAACTATCAGGACAGGGATGAGAGCTTAGTTGAAAAAGCAGTGGATGAAATTCCAGCATTCCAACATCCAGAGCCAcctggaggagaaaaagaacagaCAGATGGTGCACCAAGGAGGGAAAGACGAGCCCCTAAAGTCTTCACCTATGATCAACTTGGGACTCCAACATGCTATAGTACAGCATATGGAAATGAAAGGCTCTACCAACATCAGCCCATACAATATCAACACATTCGACcagtgacactgtggaccaATCCATTCCAGA